CAGGCCATGACAGGGTAGTCGCCCAGGGCGTCGTGGATGTTCCTGCGCTCAAGGCGCACGTCCTCGCCGGGATTCGCGGCCCTCTCCGCACCGCCCAGGCGAAGCGACAGGAACTCCCGCTGGGTGTTGGCGAGCATGTCCGCCACGGAGGCGTACTGGGGCAGTATCTTCGGGTGCCGGGGCGAGAATCGGAAGGAGACGCCGCCCTCCACCACGGGCTTGCCGAAGCCGATGACCATGTGGGCGATGCCGTCCCCGGGGCGCATGCGCGAGACGGGGTAGTAGTTGTGGGACTGGGCCACGCCCGCGATGGACGGATAGAAATGGTCGCCGTGGCGCTCCCCCGCGATCTGCTGGACGGCCACGGCCATGGCCTCGTCCTGGGCGTGTCCGGCGGTGCTCCTGGCGAAGGCCTTGGGGCTCTGGAACCAGGTGGAGGCGTAGACCTGCTTGATGGCGTCCAGAAGCTGCCCGAGGCGCTCGTCCGCGTCGGGATGGTCGTTGGGGAGCATCACCGTGTCGTAGAGCCCGGCGTAGGGCTGGAACTGGGCGTCCTCCAGGAGGCTGGAGGAGCGCACCGCCAGGGGGTAGCCCACCTCCTCGAGGAATTTGCCCAGGTCCTTGACGATGGCCGGGGGCATCTTGCCCTTGCGGAAGGCCTCGGCCACCTCCGCATCGGAGAAACCGTCCCCAGCCAGGCGGCGCAGCCCGTTCAGGGCCAAGAACTCCTCGAACACGTCGGTGGCCAGCACCACGGTCTGCGGCACCTCCACGGAACACTCCGGGAAGCGCTCCACAAGCGCCCCGTTCTCGCCCAGCACCGAGGACATGAAGGCCAGGCCCCGCGCCTTGCCGCCCAGCGATCCGCTCCCGATCTTGGCGATGCTCAGGAGGTCCTGCTTGAAATCCTTGCGGTTGAAGCCCGCCACCACGCCCTTTTGCCGCCACTTGCGCACGAAATGGATGAGCCCGATGAGGTAGCCGCGCAACTCCCGCACGTTCTGGAAGAGCTCCGGCCGGAGCGCCCGGATGGCGGTGGCCAGCGGGATCTCGGAGCGCATCATCACCCAGTTGGCCAAGTCCTTCTTGTCGATGTGCAGGAGCAGAGACTCCTCCGGGATCACCGCGAGCTGCTCCTCCAGGGTGCGCAGCCTGTCCGCCCTGCCCGCCACGGCCCCGTCGGGCGTCCTGAACACGAATTCCCCGAAGCCCAGGCGCTCCAGAAAGAAATCCTGCACCTCCTCCACGAGCCCGGGGGAGTTCTTGTCCAGGAACGCGGCCGGTATGCCCCGCGCCTTGTGGCCGTTGGAGCTTTCGGAGCTCATGAGCAGGAGCGGCAGGTGGGGCATCTCCCGGCGCACGCGGGAGAGCAGCTCCACCCCGGCCTCGCGGTGGAGCCTGCCGTCCTTGGGGAAGCGGGTGTCCGAGATCACCCCGAGCAGGTTTTCCCTGTAGGTCTCGTAGAGACTGGCGGCCTCCTCGAACGTGCGCGCCAGCAGGATCTTGGGCCGGGTGCGCATGATGAGCAGGCGCTCCTCCTCGTTGACCCCGCATTCGAGCACGTTCTGGATCTGGCGGACGATCTGCTTGTAGAAGACGGGCAGGAGCCGGGAGTAGTAGAGCGGCGAATCCTCCACCAGGATGAGCACGCAGACGTGGGCGCGCCGGGTGTCGTGCTGCACGTTGAGCACGTCCTCGGTGCTCTTGATGATGGAGAGCAACAGGTCGGCGTTGCCGGACCAGATGAACACCTTGTCGATGCCCGGCAGGTCGGCGTTCTCGTCCGCCGTGCGCAGGGAGCGCAGGCCATGCGCCAGCAGGTAGACGGGCAGGGCTGGGTGGAGGCGCTTCACCCGCTCGCCGAAGCGG
This sequence is a window from Fundidesulfovibrio magnetotacticus. Protein-coding genes within it:
- a CDS encoding PEP/pyruvate-binding domain-containing protein, translated to MKLDERELSRVAVLDFRAFLELMANKVNEILLVSSSYDAFIIEEDVTLASRIVSEYSGLSLSQPPRVTRTSSALHALDLLAGKKFDLVITMPHLEDMDAARFGERVKRLHPALPVYLLAHGLRSLRTADENADLPGIDKVFIWSGNADLLLSIIKSTEDVLNVQHDTRRAHVCVLILVEDSPLYYSRLLPVFYKQIVRQIQNVLECGVNEEERLLIMRTRPKILLARTFEEAASLYETYRENLLGVISDTRFPKDGRLHREAGVELLSRVRREMPHLPLLLMSSESSNGHKARGIPAAFLDKNSPGLVEEVQDFFLERLGFGEFVFRTPDGAVAGRADRLRTLEEQLAVIPEESLLLHIDKKDLANWVMMRSEIPLATAIRALRPELFQNVRELRGYLIGLIHFVRKWRQKGVVAGFNRKDFKQDLLSIAKIGSGSLGGKARGLAFMSSVLGENGALVERFPECSVEVPQTVVLATDVFEEFLALNGLRRLAGDGFSDAEVAEAFRKGKMPPAIVKDLGKFLEEVGYPLAVRSSSLLEDAQFQPYAGLYDTVMLPNDHPDADERLGQLLDAIKQVYASTWFQSPKAFARSTAGHAQDEAMAVAVQQIAGERHGDHFYPSIAGVAQSHNYYPVSRMRPGDGIAHMVIGFGKPVVEGGVSFRFSPRHPKILPQYASVADMLANTQREFLSLRLGGAERAANPGEDVRLERRNIHDALGDYPVMACTSAYDPADNRIRDSFEASGPRVAMFSRVVQHGLPPLPELLSSLLELFRKKAGCEVELEFAVNLRRENPRGCAFYLLQVRPMAIDTDRFDAEITPEERAGAFLCSRLALGSGRRDDIRDIVFVKPEAFDPADTASIAEEIGAVNAALSAERRPYLLIGPGRWGTSDRWLGIPVQWRHISGVGAIVECRNALIKADPSQGTHFFQNITSLGIPYVTVSDGTEDRLDWRRIESLPVLGEGRRLKHVHARQGVTIKIDSRRSACVMTLGTPE